From the Arctopsyche grandis isolate Sample6627 chromosome 11, ASM5162203v2, whole genome shotgun sequence genome, one window contains:
- the LOC143918839 gene encoding uncharacterized protein LOC143918839 → MKFSYCGFNAFNQWELEDNYNGEFKSIELTANDICDKFKEEIETFDIYINWSNNLYIFNTKVFIRGFHNGNINVFQELTNPKSDPVTNITSTDEYVLFYNTKHTYVWKYYLDEDVEEKWRLLPNFVKVDQRIGLDESNVINNDNDECILKIASSIRMNVALTSNGRIFNIPYEINTKCLGKVIDINCGFEHGILLTDLGNVYTWGGGSRCQLGHGSTDNYDEPELVEALSGIKITAISAGGWHCCAVSESGDLYTWGWNEKGQLGVFSASKDNIGCKNNEEEESSLNLSIESSDAIPQNKIRKLKDFESADALPNYALPMLIDIYDDESDCLLEKNIVEVACGSKHTVIKLDDGTIWGAGCNKYGQLGFEAKTVESVSYFKKLNVNLDNVSVKCGAWGTAFIQSCVKK, encoded by the exons atgaagTTTTCTTATTGCGGCTTCAACGCTTTTAATCAGTGGGAATTGGAAGATAATTATAATGGCGAGTTTAAATCGATCGAATTGACTGCGAATGATATTTGTGACAAGTTCAAAGAAGAAATAGAAACTTTTGACATTTATATCAACTGGTCAAATAACCTGTACATTTTCAATACCAAAGTTTTCATCAGAGGCTTTCACAACGGCAATATAAACGTTTTTCAAGAGCTGACAAATCCCAAAAGTGATCCTGTAACAAATATAACCTCCACGgatgaatatgtattattttacaacaCTAAACACACATATGTTTGGAAATATTACTTAGACGAAGACGTCGAAGAAAAATGGAGATTGTTACCAAACTTTGTGAAAGTAGATCAAAGGATTGGTTTAGATGAGTCTAATGTTATCAACAACGACAACGAcgaatgtatattgaaaatagcTAGCAGTATTCGTATGAACGTTGCACTTACAAGCAAcggaagaatatttaatattccaTATGAAATTAATACTAAGTGTCTCGGTAAAGTTATTGATATAAATTGTGGATTTGAACATGGAATATTACTCACTGACCTTGGGAATGTGTATACTTGGGGTGGTGgaag tcgaTGTCAACTTGGTCATGGGAGTACAGATAACTACGACGAGCCTGAATTAGTTGAAGCATTATCTGGAATAAAAATAACTGCGATATCGGCCGGGGGTTGGCATTGTTGTGCCGTAAGTGAATCTGGAGATTTATACACTTGGGGATGGAATGAAAAAGGACAATTAGGCGTTTTTAGTGCGTCCAAGGATAATATCGGTTGTAAGAATAATGAAGAAGAAGAATCTAGTCTCAATTTAAGTATAGAATCTTCTGATGCCATACCACAAAACAAAATAAGGAAACTTAAAGATTTTGAAAGCGCAGATGCGCTTCCTAATTATGCATTGCCAATGCTGATTGATATTTATGATGATGAAAGTGATTGCTTATTAGAAAAGAACATTGTAGAAGTAGCTTGCGGTTCTAAACATACCGTTATAAAACTTGATGATGGAACAATATGGGGTGCCGGCTGTAATAAATATGGTCAACTCGGTTTTGAAGCTAAAACTGTTGAAAGTGTTTCCTATTTTAAGAAATTGAATGTAAATTTGGATAATGTATCGGTAAAATGTGGTGCTTGGGGCACAGCTTTCATTCAATCCtgtgtcaaaaaataa